The proteins below are encoded in one region of Thermococcus sp. 21S7:
- a CDS encoding pyridoxal-phosphate dependent enzyme, whose translation MHPKIGSVLAKFPRVELIKWETPIQYLPKISSMVGADVYVKRDDLTGFGIGGNKIRKLEFLLGDAIAKGADTVITLGAVHSNHAFVTALAAKSLGLDALLVLRGREEPRGNYLLDKLVGIETRVFEAEKTTDLIPMAEEIAEELRAEGRKPYIIPIGGASPVGTLGYVRGVGEIASQANGFGLGFDTVVDAVGSGGTLAGITLGLSLIGAETEPVGMGVGIFAGDMEERVAGLAEETRKLLGIKCRIKKPRIHDYSFGAYGKIVREVGETIRLVAKLEGILLDPVYTGKAFHGLMEMARAGELGETVLFIHTGGFPGVFHYGEEMLRLMEKP comes from the coding sequence ATGCACCCGAAGATAGGTTCCGTTCTTGCGAAGTTCCCGCGGGTCGAGCTGATAAAGTGGGAGACCCCGATTCAGTACCTTCCGAAGATAAGCTCGATGGTCGGCGCTGACGTCTACGTCAAGCGCGATGACCTCACAGGCTTTGGAATCGGCGGGAACAAGATAAGAAAGCTTGAATTCCTCCTGGGCGATGCAATAGCCAAGGGTGCCGATACGGTGATAACACTCGGTGCGGTTCATTCGAACCATGCCTTCGTGACGGCCCTGGCCGCAAAGAGCTTAGGTCTGGATGCCCTCCTCGTTCTTCGCGGGAGGGAAGAGCCCAGGGGCAACTACCTCCTTGACAAACTTGTTGGGATAGAGACGAGGGTCTTCGAGGCCGAGAAGACGACCGACCTGATTCCAATGGCGGAGGAGATAGCCGAGGAGCTGAGGGCAGAGGGCAGAAAGCCATACATAATCCCGATAGGCGGCGCTTCCCCAGTCGGGACCCTCGGGTACGTGAGGGGGGTTGGAGAAATCGCTTCGCAAGCGAACGGGTTTGGCCTGGGATTCGACACGGTGGTTGACGCCGTCGGCAGCGGCGGCACTTTGGCGGGGATAACCCTAGGCCTGAGCCTCATTGGGGCGGAAACGGAGCCCGTGGGAATGGGCGTCGGGATATTCGCCGGTGACATGGAGGAGAGGGTCGCGGGCCTGGCCGAGGAGACGAGGAAGCTCCTGGGAATCAAGTGCAGGATCAAAAAGCCGAGGATACACGACTACAGCTTCGGCGCCTACGGGAAAATCGTGAGAGAGGTGGGAGAAACGATAAGGCTCGTGGCGAAGCTTGAGGGAATACTACTCGACCCGGTTTACACTGGAAAAGCCTTCCACGGCCTCATGGAGATGGCCCGGGCCGGCGAGCTCGGCGAAACCGTGCTCTTCATCCACACCGGCGGCTTCCCAGGAGTCTTCCACTACGGCGAGGAGATGCTCAGGCTCATGGAAAAGCCTTAA
- a CDS encoding dihydroorotate dehydrogenase encodes MASIEVELFGIRFENPLILASGINDKVPEQWIRAHEEGAGGVVTKSIGIEPRAGYDNPTIVELPYGLINAMGLPNPGWKGFLEMVEGYTFDFPLIVSIFGGTPEEFAFLAEKLSDVADAFELNLSCPHAKGYGMEIGQKPENVYEVVKAVKDATDRPVVAKLTPNIDNITKLGLAAEKAEADAVSAINTLKAIAIDVYARRPVLSNHVGGYSGPGVKPVALRAVYDLARTLDIPVIGIGGITTWQDAVEFLLAGASALQIGTALSLRGWKVFREINEGIEAYLESEGFSSVREIVGLALG; translated from the coding sequence ATGGCCAGCATTGAAGTGGAGCTTTTCGGGATAAGGTTCGAGAATCCGCTCATTCTCGCATCGGGAATAAACGACAAGGTCCCGGAGCAGTGGATTAGGGCGCACGAGGAGGGTGCCGGGGGGGTTGTCACCAAATCAATCGGAATCGAGCCGAGGGCAGGTTACGACAATCCAACGATTGTGGAGCTTCCCTACGGCCTGATAAACGCGATGGGCCTGCCGAACCCCGGCTGGAAGGGCTTCCTTGAGATGGTCGAAGGATACACCTTTGACTTCCCGCTCATAGTCTCGATTTTCGGCGGAACGCCGGAGGAGTTCGCCTTCCTTGCGGAGAAGCTGAGCGACGTCGCCGATGCATTCGAGCTGAACCTCAGCTGCCCCCATGCGAAGGGCTACGGCATGGAAATCGGTCAGAAGCCGGAAAACGTTTACGAAGTGGTGAAGGCCGTTAAGGACGCAACCGACAGGCCTGTTGTCGCGAAGCTGACGCCGAACATAGACAACATAACGAAGCTCGGTCTTGCGGCCGAAAAAGCTGAAGCCGATGCGGTCTCGGCCATAAACACGCTGAAGGCGATAGCGATTGACGTCTACGCGAGGAGGCCAGTTCTCAGCAACCACGTCGGAGGCTACTCCGGACCTGGGGTTAAGCCCGTCGCGCTGAGAGCGGTTTACGACCTTGCAAGAACCCTAGATATCCCGGTTATAGGCATCGGCGGGATAACCACCTGGCAGGACGCGGTCGAGTTCCTCCTCGCCGGGGCATCGGCACTGCAGATTGGAACGGCCCTCTCGCTCCGGGGCTGGAAGGTTTTCCGGGAGATTAACGAGGGCATCGAGGCCTACCTCGAAAGCGAGGGCTTTTCGAGCGTGAGGGAGATAGTCGGGCTTGCCCTCGGGTGA
- a CDS encoding AbrB/MazE/SpoVT family DNA-binding domain-containing protein, producing the protein MPVTKVTRNYQITIPAEIRKALGIKQGEYLTVELRGEEIVIRKAEMEWPSIDLGRDFTPEKIEENAEKMLGEASRWEE; encoded by the coding sequence ATGCCGGTCACGAAGGTCACCCGGAACTACCAGATAACGATTCCTGCCGAGATTAGGAAGGCCCTCGGCATAAAGCAGGGCGAATACCTTACTGTCGAGCTTAGGGGGGAGGAGATAGTCATAAGAAAGGCCGAGATGGAGTGGCCGAGCATTGACTTGGGCAGGGACTTCACGCCAGAGAAAATCGAAGAGAACGCCGAAAAGATGCTCGGGGAGGCGTCAAGATGGGAGGAGTAG
- a CDS encoding PIN domain-containing protein has translation MGGVAVVDTNVLLYSINRSSERYEEARRLVNSLDRIVLPTIVVYEFVWNLAVGGLSPGEAERTLSKILLNERVALADDRQYLLSAFELFGDLGLKHYNDSVILATARDIGTIATYDKKLRNRAAKLGIKLLPEVFE, from the coding sequence ATGGGAGGAGTAGCCGTCGTGGACACGAACGTGCTCCTCTACTCCATCAACAGGAGTTCGGAGAGATACGAGGAAGCAAGGAGGCTCGTCAACTCCCTCGACAGAATCGTTTTGCCGACGATTGTGGTGTACGAGTTCGTGTGGAACCTTGCCGTCGGGGGCCTCAGTCCTGGGGAGGCCGAGAGGACGCTCTCAAAAATCCTTCTGAACGAGCGGGTTGCCCTCGCAGACGACAGGCAATACCTACTTTCAGCCTTTGAGCTCTTCGGGGATCTCGGTCTCAAGCACTACAACGACTCCGTAATCCTCGCCACAGCGAGGGACATAGGAACCATTGCAACTTACGACAAAAAGCTTAGAAACCGTGCTGCAAAACTGGGAATTAAACTGCTCCCGGAGGTGTTCGAATGA
- the queC gene encoding 7-cyano-7-deazaguanine synthase QueC, which produces MKRALVLFSGGLDSTACLYWAKRNYDEVIMLTVNYGSNEERVTNRVAEFFSKELDVPLKIVRLDFLEEFSKLMGTTLVGGETPKVTAEELEDMSVAQETAKSVWVPARNVVLISVAASLLDALGGGDIVVGFNAEEGATFPDNTPEFVERMNEMLKYGTMAEVKVVAPLIDLDKRGIAKLLKELDAKYEYSNSCYMPKGFTEDGKPIHCGECESCVRRHRGLIDAIGEDETVYAVKPRV; this is translated from the coding sequence ATGAAGCGTGCCCTAGTGTTGTTCTCTGGTGGGCTTGACTCGACGGCCTGCCTTTATTGGGCGAAGAGGAACTACGACGAGGTCATCATGCTCACCGTGAACTACGGAAGCAACGAGGAAAGGGTCACGAACAGGGTCGCAGAGTTCTTCTCGAAGGAGCTGGACGTCCCGCTGAAGATAGTCAGGCTGGACTTCCTTGAGGAGTTCTCGAAGCTCATGGGGACGACCCTTGTGGGTGGTGAGACGCCGAAGGTTACGGCGGAAGAGCTTGAGGACATGAGCGTCGCTCAGGAGACGGCGAAGAGCGTCTGGGTTCCAGCTCGTAACGTCGTCCTGATAAGCGTCGCCGCTTCGCTCTTGGATGCCCTCGGAGGTGGGGACATAGTAGTTGGCTTCAACGCAGAGGAGGGGGCAACATTCCCGGACAACACCCCGGAGTTCGTCGAGAGGATGAACGAGATGCTGAAGTACGGAACCATGGCAGAGGTTAAGGTCGTCGCCCCGCTCATAGACCTCGACAAGAGGGGCATAGCGAAGCTCCTTAAGGAGCTGGACGCGAAGTACGAGTACTCCAACTCCTGCTACATGCCGAAGGGCTTCACAGAGGACGGAAAGCCAATACACTGCGGCGAGTGTGAAAGCTGTGTGAGGCGGCACCGCGGTCTGATTGATGCCATCGGTGAGGACGAGACCGTTTACGCCGTTAAGCCAAGGGTATGA
- a CDS encoding type II toxin-antitoxin system HicB family antitoxin produces the protein MLKLKIYKEDGVWCVEDPAGYVVGCGRTIAEAFKNFGENLEAAMEEYVEDNDLGRFHISAIALRYALLDWLR, from the coding sequence ATGCTCAAGCTCAAGATCTACAAAGAAGACGGCGTCTGGTGTGTGGAGGATCCAGCCGGCTACGTAGTGGGTTGTGGCAGGACGATCGCCGAGGCCTTCAAGAACTTTGGGGAGAATCTTGAGGCCGCCATGGAGGAGTATGTTGAAGATAACGACCTCGGCAGGTTCCACATTTCTGCCATAGCCCTCCGCTATGCCCTACTCGATTGGCTGAGGTGA